Below is a genomic region from Glaciihabitans sp. INWT7.
AGGCTCACGGTCGCAAGCCCGCAGTCGTAGGCAAGTTCGGGAATAGCGGCGGCGAGATGCGCCCCCATCGAGATGCCGACGGAGGTCTCCAGGGCGCTCGAGACGACGACGGGAAGGCGGGCGGCATCCACGATCCGGAGGGCGGCGCGAATGCCACCGAGCGGCTGCGCTTTGATGACGAGCAGATCGGCGGCCCCGGCGGTGGCGACCTCCAGCGGGTCTTCCGCCTTGCGGACGCTCTCGTCTGCGGCGATGGGAAGGCCCATGTACTTGACCCTCTTGCGGATGTCGGCCAGCTCGTCCACGGTCGCACAGGGCTGTTCCACATACTCGAGATCGCTCGGAGCCAGGGCGTGGATGGCATGCTCCGCCTCATCCACGTTCCAGCCGCCATTGGCGTCCAGCCGGATGCGGCCCTCTGGCCCGAGGTATTCGCGCACGGCGACGACCCGCGCCACATCGTCGGCGAGCTGCTGCCCGGGCTCCGCCACCTTGACCTTCACCGTGCGGCAGCCGGGGAACCTGTCGAGGATCTCCCGCACGGCAGCCGGTGCAACGGCGGGGAGGGTGGCGTTCACCCGGATCTGGCTTCGGAAGAGCGCGGGTGCCTGCTGCCAGCCGAAATCGATGGCCGCGGCAAGCCACGCGGATGCTTCGTCGTCGCCATACTCGAGGAAGGGCGAGAACTCGGTCCACCCCGCTGGCCCTTCGAACAGCATCACCTCTCGACAGTCGATGCCACGGAACCGCTGACGCAGCGGAAGCGTCACGACGCGTGCGGAGGAGAGCATGTCAGGCAGCGATGGCAACATGACCACAGTCTGTCGCACTGTGGCTGAATGAGGCGGTCGTGATGTGTCTGCGTGGGAGAACCCTCCGTGTCTGCTGTCAGGGGTTGCGCAGGCCGCCAGAGTGCGGAAGCGTGGCCACCTTCCATTCGCCCATCGAAAGGACCGACCATGCTGACACTCACCGATTCCGCCTCCACCGTAGTGAAGACGATCATCGAACGCACGCCCGATGTCACGGATGCCGCGCTGCGCATCAGCGCCTCAGAGGCCGGTGCCACCGACCTCTCTCTTGCCGTCGCCACCGAGGCCGAGCCGACCGACACCGTGATCGTCAGCTCCGGTGCGAAGGTTTTCGTGGAGCAGAACGCTGCGCTCGTGCTCGACGACAAGGTGCTCGATGCTCAGGTCGATGACGAGGGTGGAGTCCGCTTCTCCATCGACGTTCAGAAGTAGATACCGCGCGCTCGCGCGCCAGCGGGCTCGATTACCCTGAACACATGTCTTTCGAGCCGGTTCAGGTCTCCGCTCCGGATGGCGCGGAGCCGGGCCCGCTGGCGCCTCCACTCCGCGCCGTGAGCCGGCGAATCCGGCGGCCGGGTCCCATAGCCCTCGTGCTGGCGATGCTGGCGGTGGGACTGGAATGTGTGGCGATCGTCACTGGAAGCGGAGGCGCCTGGGGTGCAGCCACCGTTCTCGCCTGGTTCTCTATCGCCTTCTTCGCCCTGTCCTTCGCCCTCGGCATCGTGGCAGCGATCTCCGGGCTCGGCAGGGCCCCCGGGCTTGCGGCGATCATCCTGAGCGTCCTGGTCAATCCGCTGACCCTCGTCGGCATCTTCAGCATGCTGGGATCAACAGCATGACCAGGCCGCTGCACGCCACTGCCGGGGACGACCCCGCGGCGGTGTTCGTCGCCCTGCGCGATGCGCTCGCCGGCGGGGCCGCGATCCTGCCGGGGACTCCGCGCACCGGGATACCCGACACCGTGGACCAGCGGATTGCCGTCGTCATCGAGACCAGCGGCTCCACCGGGGTGCCGAAGCGTGTCGCGCTCAGCGCGGACGCCCTGTTGGCGAGCGCAGCGGCATCCGAATCGTCCCTCGGCGGTCCGGGCCAGTGGATGCTGGCGCTGCCGACCCACTACATCGCCGGCATCAATGTGCTCGTGCGCTCGCTGGCCAGCGGGTTCGCACCCGTATATTTCGGCAGCGGTCATTTCGACGCCGCGGAGTTCGCCGCGGCGTCTCGCGCGCTGGACGCCGAGCTGAGGTTCACCTCGCTGGTGCCGGCCCAGCTCGCCCGACTGGTGGATGCGGCAGACGACGACCTCGACCTCCTCTCGGACGTGCGCCGATTCGACCGCATTCTCGTGGGCGGGCAGGCCACGCCCCCCGCCTTGCTCGCGCGGGCCATCGAACTCGGCCTCAATGTCACGCGCACCTACGGATCGAGCGAGACCTCCGGAGGCTGCGTCTACGACGGCACACCGATCGGCACCGTCGAGGCGCGTGTCGTCGACGGACAGGTGGAGCTCGCCGGCCCCGTGCTGGCCGAGGGCTATCTCGGCGACCCTGCCGCTTCGGATGCCGCCTTCGTCGACCACAGCGGCGCGCGCTGGTACCGCACGGGCGACACCGGCGAGATCATCGACGGGGTACTCCGGGTGACCGGGCGACTCGACAGCGTGATCATCTCCGGTGGCGAGAAGGTGTCGCTCGATGCGATCGAACGGGTGGTGCACGCGATGCCCGGCCTCGCGGATGCCGTTGCCGTGAGATCCCCGAGCGCCGAGTGGGGCGAAGTGCCGGTGATCTTCACCGCCGCGGCCGCGACGCTCGCCGAGGTGAAGTCGGCGGTGATCGCCGCCCTGGGGCGGGCATCCGCGCCCGTCGCCCTAGTCAGAGTGGAGAGCGTGCCCCAGCTGCCGAACGGTAAGCCGGATCGCCGGTCTCTCACTGCTTTCGCGGCGGCACGGGGCGGTCGCCCCGGCGCCGGTCGGTAGAATTCGACCCGTGGCTAACGCAGGCAGACCCGTCCAGAAGCGCATCGATCCCCGCAGCATCAATTCGAGCTCAGCGGGCTCCCGCACCAGCGCGGGCAAGAAGGGCGGCCGGCCGGGTGGGAAGGCTCCCCGGGTCGTCATCCGCAAGGCCACGGCCGGCGACTGGATCGGCGGAGCGCGACTTCGCACCCTCCCTCTCGCGATCGCCCCGGTGGCGCTCGGCACGGGCGCGGCGCACCTGCTCTCCGACGGCGGCTGGCACTGGGTGCGCGCGCTGCTCGCCCTTGCGGTGGCGGTCTTCCTGCAGGTCGGCGTCAATTTCGCCAACGACTACTCCGATGGCGTGCGCGGCACGGATAAGAACCGGGTCGGGCCGTCGCGGCTCACCGGTTCCGGTGCGGCAAAGCCGCGAACGGTGCTCACGGTCGCCCTAGTGTTCTTCGGCCTCGGCGGCCTTGCCGGGCTCGCCCTCACCATCACGAGCGGCTATTACTGGCTGCTCGCCATCGGTGCCCTCAGTATCGTGGCCGCGTACTTCTACACCGGTGGCAAGCGGCCCTACGGCTACAACGGTCTGGGTGAACTGTTCGTCTTCGTCTTCTTCGGTCTCGTCGCCACAGCCGGAACGACCTTCACCCAGGTCGGCACGGTGAACATCGAGAGTTGGCTCGGGGGCATCGCTGCCGGACTCTTCGCCTGCGCGGTGCTCATGGTCAACAACATCCGCGACATCGCCCAGGACACACTCTCGGGCAAACGCACGCTCGCGGTGCTCGTCGGCACCCGGGCCGCGCGCATCCTGTTCGCGGTCTTCGTCGCGGTGCCGTACCTGATCCTGATCTTCTTCTCGATCTTCTACGTGAAGGCGCCGTTGGTGTACTTCTCGCTGCTGTCGGGGCTGCCCGCCGTGGTGATCACCCTCACCGGCAAGACCGCTCCGGAATTCATCCTGGCTCTCAAGTTGACGAGTTTCACGGCCCTGGTATTCGGCGTCTCACTTGCCGCCGCGATCGCCTTCTGACCGACGCCCGTGCGAAGAGGATCAGCGCGGCTCTTCGAACCGGTCGAGTGCCTCGTTCTCGAGTTCGTTGTCGCGATCCCGGTCCTTGTTGTCACGCAGGTGACCGATGCTGGACGACACCGCCTCGCGCTGCTTGCGCAGGAAGATGTAGGACACGCAGAACCCGATGACCGCCGCGCCGATGGCGGCGACGAAGACGTTGATGCCCAGGAGCAGAAGGATCGCGAGCGCCGCCGCGAAAGTGCCGACCCTGATGAGGGAGAACACGATCCACTGGCGCGAGTACACGGCAAACAGTCTAGGCACGTGCGCCTGAGAGCTCGCGCGCTCTGTGCAGGATCCCGGCCTAGAATCTGCACATGGCTCGGCTCTCAGTGATACTCGCAGTGCTTTTCGTGGCATTCACGATCTTCTCGTTCATCGACTGCATTCGCACGGAGGAGTCGCGTGTTCGAGCGCTGCCGAAGATCCTCTGGGCCGTTCTCATCGTGATCGTCACGCCATTCGGCGGCATCCTCTGGTTCGCGCTCGGCAAAGAGCGCTCGGGTGGCGCGAGCGTCGCTGCCACCGGAGGGGGAGGCTCGAAGGCCCCGGACGACGATCCGGAATTCCTGCGGCGGCTCGGCGCGGACAAGCAGCGCGACGAGCGGATCCGCGAGCTCGAAGCGCGGCTCGCCGAGCTCGACGACGACCAGAACAACACGTCCGAGAAGTGAGCATCCCGGCAACGGGTGCGGTGCCTGTCGGCAGCCCGGCGACGGCGTTCTCCGTTGCGCTCATCGGTGAGCTCATCGGTCGTGGGGTGCGCGACATCGTGCTGTGCCCGGGCTCGCGGTCCCAGGCCCTCGCCCTGGCCGCAGCGGCGTGGGAGCGGGACGGGAAACTGCGCCTCCGGGTGCGCATCGATGAACGGGTCGCCGGATTCCTCGCCCTCGGCATCGCAGTGGAGACCGGGCACCCGGTCGCGATCATCACGACCTCTGGCACAGCCGTGGCCAACCTACACCCCGCTGTGCTCGAGGCTCATCACTCCGGCGTTCCG
It encodes:
- a CDS encoding 1,4-dihydroxy-2-naphthoate polyprenyltransferase; translation: MRKATAGDWIGGARLRTLPLAIAPVALGTGAAHLLSDGGWHWVRALLALAVAVFLQVGVNFANDYSDGVRGTDKNRVGPSRLTGSGAAKPRTVLTVALVFFGLGGLAGLALTITSGYYWLLAIGALSIVAAYFYTGGKRPYGYNGLGELFVFVFFGLVATAGTTFTQVGTVNIESWLGGIAAGLFACAVLMVNNIRDIAQDTLSGKRTLAVLVGTRAARILFAVFVAVPYLILIFFSIFYVKAPLVYFSLLSGLPAVVITLTGKTAPEFILALKLTSFTALVFGVSLAAAIAF
- a CDS encoding o-succinylbenzoate synthase translates to MLPSLPDMLSSARVVTLPLRQRFRGIDCREVMLFEGPAGWTEFSPFLEYGDDEASAWLAAAIDFGWQQAPALFRSQIRVNATLPAVAPAAVREILDRFPGCRTVKVKVAEPGQQLADDVARVVAVREYLGPEGRIRLDANGGWNVDEAEHAIHALAPSDLEYVEQPCATVDELADIRKRVKYMGLPIAADESVRKAEDPLEVATAGAADLLVIKAQPLGGIRAALRIVDAARLPVVVSSALETSVGISMGAHLAAAIPELAYDCGLATVSLLASDVTADSLVAEQGLVSVRRVTPDADLLDRYAAETDRVEWWNARLERCLALLES
- a CDS encoding Fe-S cluster assembly protein HesB → MLTLTDSASTVVKTIIERTPDVTDAALRISASEAGATDLSLAVATEAEPTDTVIVSSGAKVFVEQNAALVLDDKVLDAQVDDEGGVRFSIDVQK
- a CDS encoding AMP-binding protein → MTRPLHATAGDDPAAVFVALRDALAGGAAILPGTPRTGIPDTVDQRIAVVIETSGSTGVPKRVALSADALLASAAASESSLGGPGQWMLALPTHYIAGINVLVRSLASGFAPVYFGSGHFDAAEFAAASRALDAELRFTSLVPAQLARLVDAADDDLDLLSDVRRFDRILVGGQATPPALLARAIELGLNVTRTYGSSETSGGCVYDGTPIGTVEARVVDGQVELAGPVLAEGYLGDPAASDAAFVDHSGARWYRTGDTGEIIDGVLRVTGRLDSVIISGGEKVSLDAIERVVHAMPGLADAVAVRSPSAEWGEVPVIFTAAAATLAEVKSAVIAALGRASAPVALVRVESVPQLPNGKPDRRSLTAFAAARGGRPGAGR
- a CDS encoding PLDc N-terminal domain-containing protein gives rise to the protein MARLSVILAVLFVAFTIFSFIDCIRTEESRVRALPKILWAVLIVIVTPFGGILWFALGKERSGGASVAATGGGGSKAPDDDPEFLRRLGADKQRDERIRELEARLAELDDDQNNTSEK
- a CDS encoding DUF4229 domain-containing protein, encoding MYSRQWIVFSLIRVGTFAAALAILLLLGINVFVAAIGAAVIGFCVSYIFLRKQREAVSSSIGHLRDNKDRDRDNELENEALDRFEEPR